A section of the Osmia lignaria lignaria isolate PbOS001 chromosome 16, iyOsmLign1, whole genome shotgun sequence genome encodes:
- the LOC117600947 gene encoding neuronal calcium sensor 1-like isoform X1, which yields MRHQLILKQIFSRYSAKNQQKFLTIETVRDIMSDSFNNHKGNQNIQGRASLSSRMQRGFKKMKKSIQKITETSTSVQAHCVFVENIQDEEKQSRYIVPERLSSLTRQTGFTKDEIRKLYRAFKQHCPRGAVTTNDLKPVYAKLFPLGEPSKYAQIVFNAFDRDRDGIVSFSDLLTEISLITNGDTDQKLSWIFRFYDLNGDGYITRKEMLVIVSAIYEMLHNGQTIQRMIDRHVDKIFKKMDIDKDGVISQEEFMSTCKNDSAIQSQLVIFNQFW from the exons ATGAGGCATCAATTAATCCTCAAACAGATTTTCAGCAGATATTCTGCAAAGAACCAACAG AAATTTTTAACGATCGAAACTGTGCGCGATATAATGTCCGATAGCTTCAATAATCATAAGGGTAATCAGAACATCCAAGGTCGAGCGAGTCTCTCCTCAAGAATGCAGCGaggttttaaaaaaatgaagaagagcATTCAGAAGATAACTG AAACTTCGACGAGTGTTCAAGCTCACTGCGTTTTCGTAGAGAACATTCAAGACGAGGAGAAGCAATCGCGGTACATAGTACCGGAACGGCTCTCCTCTTTAACGCGCCAAACGGGATTCACGAAGGACGAAATACGAAAGCTTTATCGTGCTTTTAAACAGCATTGCCCGAGAGGAGCGGTAACAACGAACGATTTGAAACCAGTTTACGCAAAATTATTCCCATTGGGAGAGCCGTCTAAATACGCGCAGATCGTTTTTAACGCTTTCGATAGGGACAGAGACGGAATCGTAAGTTTCAGTGATCTCCTCACTGAAATATCCTTGATCACCAATGGTGACACGGATCAGAAACTCTCATGGATCTTCAG GTTTTACGACTTGAACGGGGACGGTTATATCACGAGAAAAGAAATGTTGGTCATAGTGTCGGCGATTTATGAGATGCTACATAACGGGCAGACTATTCAACGGATGATAGACAGACACGTGGATAAGATCTTCAAGAAGATGGATATTGATAAGGACGGAGTCATATCCCAAGAGGAATTCATGAGCACTTGTAAAAAT GATTCTGCAATCCAAAGTCAGCTGGTAATATTTAATCAGTTTTGGTGA
- the LOC117600947 gene encoding neuronal calcium sensor 1-like isoform X2 — protein sequence MRHQLILKQIFSRYSAKNQQKFLTIETVRDIMSDSFNNHKGNQNIQGRASLSSRMQRGFKKMKKSIQKITENIQDEEKQSRYIVPERLSSLTRQTGFTKDEIRKLYRAFKQHCPRGAVTTNDLKPVYAKLFPLGEPSKYAQIVFNAFDRDRDGIVSFSDLLTEISLITNGDTDQKLSWIFRFYDLNGDGYITRKEMLVIVSAIYEMLHNGQTIQRMIDRHVDKIFKKMDIDKDGVISQEEFMSTCKNDSAIQSQLVIFNQFW from the exons ATGAGGCATCAATTAATCCTCAAACAGATTTTCAGCAGATATTCTGCAAAGAACCAACAG AAATTTTTAACGATCGAAACTGTGCGCGATATAATGTCCGATAGCTTCAATAATCATAAGGGTAATCAGAACATCCAAGGTCGAGCGAGTCTCTCCTCAAGAATGCAGCGaggttttaaaaaaatgaagaagagcATTCAGAAGATAACTG AGAACATTCAAGACGAGGAGAAGCAATCGCGGTACATAGTACCGGAACGGCTCTCCTCTTTAACGCGCCAAACGGGATTCACGAAGGACGAAATACGAAAGCTTTATCGTGCTTTTAAACAGCATTGCCCGAGAGGAGCGGTAACAACGAACGATTTGAAACCAGTTTACGCAAAATTATTCCCATTGGGAGAGCCGTCTAAATACGCGCAGATCGTTTTTAACGCTTTCGATAGGGACAGAGACGGAATCGTAAGTTTCAGTGATCTCCTCACTGAAATATCCTTGATCACCAATGGTGACACGGATCAGAAACTCTCATGGATCTTCAG GTTTTACGACTTGAACGGGGACGGTTATATCACGAGAAAAGAAATGTTGGTCATAGTGTCGGCGATTTATGAGATGCTACATAACGGGCAGACTATTCAACGGATGATAGACAGACACGTGGATAAGATCTTCAAGAAGATGGATATTGATAAGGACGGAGTCATATCCCAAGAGGAATTCATGAGCACTTGTAAAAAT GATTCTGCAATCCAAAGTCAGCTGGTAATATTTAATCAGTTTTGGTGA
- the Vps15 gene encoding vacuolar protein sorting 15 isoform X1, whose protein sequence is MGNQLVGIAPSQIFPVEHYLTDHSDLLFDVNLGSTRFFKVARARSQEGLIVVKVFAIHDPTLPLSSYKDKLEEIRSKLASAVNCLPFQRMILTEKSGSIMREYVKYSLYDRISTRPFLTSIEKKWITFQVLYALHQAHKFGVCHGDIKLENIMITSWNWILLTDFASFKPTYLPEDNPADFSYFFDTSRRRTCYIAPERFVKTLSSELSNTLLLSEQELKTGDLHPMMDIFSAGCALTELYNEGHPPFDFSQLLAYRNNEYSVSKHLDTIEDLGIRELLASMLERNPANRKSAEIYLAQARGTVFPEYFYSFLQSYMLIFSAAPILSPDEKINRLKKDIGNIINILKAEDDEKMKSDTKTIEITKNSQCENNVESIKDDSGHSEENTIVEGDSDQSFDKSDLNQIDSKTASIQDTKFSSQTNNQLETKLFNDQKQKVERESEKQTSSPEPLEGLVIITQLVTSCIRGLHHSQSKLQSLEILLELAENTSDETILDRILPYIFHLVHDPAPRVRVSAIHTLTKCLHLVKSIPPSDVNIFPEYILPGLSHITQDEAVIVRAAYAENIAHLAHIALRYLENAHLSNLGNKEGPKPSYDSELQTLHEMVQQSVSMLLTDPQNLVKQTLMESGINKLCVFFGKQKANDILLSHVITFLNDKEDKELRGSFFECIVGVAAYVGWHSSPILMPLLQQGLADPEEFVTTKAINAMATLTELGLLHKSALYLLLSETMVFLVHPNLWIRHATVGFISAAARTLNLVDVQCKVQSMIQPYLKHPLIQIEKEILLLEALVSPIPRIVYDSVVKHNDIEELFQILEQRQMARAKAVTGIVPQYSEMSTSLRNLFRRLSSESMTETVEDQLLIMKPHLMKINKYRNSVDAKQNTTKSMDGKLELSSMKDRTRHHIVILYPDTKADLSLPPFKRLDRRTSDSVGTYATMNQEWRTMFAAQDNVQHSVKMSDMTGSSGSPSQSLHGGDIHLSPQHSLSDMNSINDHSLHERSYIQYRCAPCRLEVRQLTYRKQEQHAAALRAQHWADNIAWQAGSRLLPSGWRPRGVPVAHLHEHRAAVNRLVSIPDTSLFASSSADGCIKIWDASKMEGRNIANRSRQTYMHRGGPLVGLAVCDQGQSLASSASQSGTVFVLRIESNSSKMSVIGTRQLDLQEEGCAVDLQYLDSGSQSVLVYASLYGSLVGWDLRCPGTTWRLENDLKHGVITSFCVNNYQQWLTLGTSSGVHTCWDLRFQLPITSIKHPTGARVRKVITHPTEHSWIISAVQGNNEISMWNLETDFRQMVLWASSAPPLSHSQGGHSVCAMYSGCIDRSGFLLAGGTDMRLRFWDLNTPNESYVALPAANDVTPPNSLAYEQRLIDGTNVVQEVLAGGGPASSSGGNSSVRTRNSEEGGQGPETPPSGHHDTISAVAMSNTCILTGSTDGLIQVWK, encoded by the exons ATGGGAAACCAATTAGTCGGTATTGCGCCTAGTCAAATATTTCCAGTAGAACATTATTTGACAGATCATAGTGACTTACTATTCGATGTAAA CTTAGGAAGTACTAGATTTTTTAAAGTGGCTCGAGCCAGAAGCCAAGAGGGTCTTATAGTGGTTAAAGTGTTTGCCATTCATGATCCAACACTTCCATTATCTTCTTATAAAGATAAACTTGAAGAAATTAGATCTAAATTAGCATCTGCTGTAAATTGCCTACCATTTCAAAGAATGATT CTTACAGAAAAATCAGGGTCTATAATGAGGGAATAtgtaaaatattctttgtatGACAGAATTAGTACTAGGCCATTTTTAACAAGTATAGAAAAGAAGTGGATTACCTTTCAAGTTTTGTATGCTTTGCATCAAGCTCATAAG TTTGGAGTCTGCCATGGAGACATCAAACTAGAAAACATTATGATAACCAGTTGGAATTGGATTTTACTCACTGACTTTGCAAGCTTTAAACCAACATATTTGCCTGAAGATAATCCTGCTGATTTTTCATACTTTTTTGACACTTCTAGAAGAag aaccTGTTACATAGCTCCCGAACGATTTGTGAAAACATTGTCTTCAGAATTAAGCAATACATTATTACTATCAGAACAAGAGCTAAAGACGGGTGATTTGCATCCGATGATGGATATTTTTTCGGCAGGCTGCGCTTTAACTGAATTATATAACGAAGGACATCCGCCTTTTGACTTTTCCCAGCTATTAG catatagaaacaatgaataTTCAGTAAGCAAGCATTTGGATACGATAGAAGATCTTGGAATACGTGAATTGCTTGCATCTATGCTAGAAAGGAATCCAGCAAATAGAAAAAGTGCTGAAATTTACTTAGCTCAGGCCCGTGGAACAGTATTTccggaatatttttattcgtttctaCAATCATACATGCTTATTTTTTCTGCTGCTCCAATTTTATCGCccgatgaaaaaataaatagacTTAAGAAAGATATTggtaatatcattaatattttaaaagcagAAGACGatgagaaaatgaaaagtgATACAAAAACTATAGAAATAACCAAAAATAGTCAgtgtgaaaataatgtagaatcCATTAAAGATGATTCTGGTCACAGTGAAGAGAATACCATTGTTGAAGGTGACAGTGATCAAAGTTTTGATAAAAGTGATTTAAATCAAATTGATTCAAAAACTGCTTCAATACAGGATACTAAATTTAGTAGCCAAACAAATAATCAATTAGAAACTAAACTGTTTAACGACCAGAAACAGAAAGTTGAGAGAGAAAGTGAGAAACAAACTTCATCTCCAGAACCACTAGAAGGATTGGTTATCATAACTCAGCTTGTTACTTCGTGTATACGTGGTTTACATCATTCTCAGTCTAAATTGCAAAGTTTGGAAATATTACTTGAACTCGCTGAAAACACATCAGATGAAACGATATTAGATAGAATTTTGCCTTATATC TTTCATTTAGTCCATGATCCTGCTCCTCGTGTACGGGTATCAGCCATACACACATTGACAAAATGTTTGCATCTTGTAAAATCAATTCCACCTTCAGATGTGAACATCTTTCCAGAGTACATTCTACCTGGTTTATCACATATCACGCAAGATGAAGCAGTGATTGTTAGAGCTGCTTACGCGGAAAATATTGCGCATTTGGCGCATATTGCGTTACGTTACTTAGAAAATGCTCATTTATCTAATTTAGGTAATAAAGAAGGTCCAAAGCCAAGTTATGATAGTGAACTTCAAACGTTACACGAAATG GTCCAACAATCCGTGTCAATGTTATTAACAGATCCTCAAAATTTGGTGAAACAAACGTTGATGGAAAGTGGAATAAATAAGCTATGTGTATTTTTTGGAAAACAAAAGGCTAATGATATTTTACTCAGTCATGTAATCACCTTTTTAAACGATAAGGAAGACAAAGAATTAAGAGGTTCTTTCTTTGAGTGCATTGTTGGTGTAGCAGCCTATGTTGGCTGGCATAGTAGCCCAATACTTATGCCTCTTCTTCAGCAAGGGCTAGCAGATCCTGAAGAATTTGTAACAACAAAGGCTATTAATGCAATGGCAACTCTTACAGAATTAGGTCTCTTACACAAATCAGCGCTTTATCTACTTTTATCTGAAACCATGGTCTTTCTA gtACATCCAAATTTATGGATAAGGCATGCAACCGTTGGTTTTATATCAGCAGCAGCAAGAACGCTTAATTTAGTCGATGTTCAGTGCAAGGTTCAATCAATGATTCAGCCATATTTAAAGCATCCACTGAttcaaatagaaaaagaaattttattgttagaaGCCTTGGTATCTCCTATACCAAGAATAGTTTATGATTCCGTCGTCAAACATAACGATATAGAAGAATTGTTTCAAATTCTTGAACAGAGACAAATGGCTCGAGCTAAAGCGGTAACAGGAATAGTACCGCAATACAGCGAAATGAGTACTTCGTTACGTAAT CTTTTCAGACGTTTAAGTTCCGAATCAATGACTGAAACTGTTGAGGATCAGTTATTGATAATGAAACCGCActtaatgaaaattaacaagTATCGAAATTCAGTGGACGCGAAGCAAAACACAACCAAATCAATGGATGGAAAATTAGAATTAAGCTCTATGAAAGATAGAACACGGCATCATATAGTAATATTGTATCCCGATACAAAAGCTGATCTAAGTCTTCCGCCATTTAAGCGATTAGATCGCAGAACATCGGATAGCGTTGGTACATATGCAACAATGAACCAAGAATGGCGTACCATGTTTGCAGCTCAAGATAATGTTCAA CATTCCGTTAAAATGTCAGATATGACCGGAAGTAGCGGAAGTCCCAGCCAAAGTTTACACGGAGGAGACATACATTTGTCGCCACAACATAGTCTGTCTGACATGAACAGTATAAATGATCATTCTCTTCATGAACGTTCATATATTCAAT ATAGGTGTGCACCTTGTAGACTGGAAGTAAGGCAGCTAACATATAGAAAACAAGAACAACATGCTGCTGCGTTAAGAGCACAGCATTGGGCTGATAACATTGCATGGCAAgctg GTTCGAGACTATTACCAAGTGGTTGGAGACCTCGAGGTGTACCAGTTGCACATCTCCACGAACACAGAGCTGCTGTAAACAGGCTAGTTTCTATACCAGATACTAGTTTATTTGCTAGTAGCTCTGCGGATGGATGTATCAAAATATGGGATGCTAGTAAAATGGAAGGTCGAAACATTGCTAATCGTTCTAG gcAAACTTATATGCACAGAGGTGGTCCCTTAGTTGGTTTAGCTGTATGCGATCAGGGACAATCATTAGCAAGTTCTGCTAGTCAGTCTGGCACGGTGTTCGTTTTACGAATCGAATCAAATTCTAGTAAAATGAGTGTCATTGGTACCAGACAATTAGATCTTCAG GAAGAAGGATGTGCAGTTGATCTGCAGTATTTAGATTCTGGTTCACAATCAGTTCTTGTCTATGCTTCATTGTACGGATCGTTGGTTGGTTGGGATTTAAGATGTCCTGGCACAACATGGCGTTTAGAAAATGATCTAAAACACGGAGTAATCACTTCATTTTGCGTGAATAATTATCAACAGTGGTTGACACTTGGTACAAGTTCCGGCGTACATACATGTTGGGATTTACGATTTCAACTGCCAATAACCAGTATTAAACACCCTACGG GTGCAAGAGTCCGAAAGGTCATAACACATCCAACAGAACATTCGTGGATAATTTCGGCTGTGCAAGGTAACAACGAAATTTCGATGTGGAACCTTGAAACTGATTTTCGGCAAATGGTTCTTTGGGCATCAAGTGCACCACCTCTTAGTCATTCACAAGGTGGTCACAGTGTATGCGCAATGTATTCCGGATGCATTGATCGTTCAGGCTTTTTGTTGGCTGGTGGTACTGATATGAGATTACGTTTTTGGGATTTAAATACACCCAATGAATCCTACGTTGCACTGCCTGCTGCTAATGATGTTACTCCTCCGAATTCATTAGCATACGA ACAACGTTTGATAGATGGAACAAACGTGGTACAAGAGGTGTTAGCCGGGGGTGGTCCCGCTTCATCGTCAGGAGGAAATAGTAGCGTGAGAACAAGAAATTCTGAAGAGGGTGGTCAGGGTCCTGAAACCCCACCGTCTGGGCATCACGATACGATTTCCGCCGTAGCTATGTCGAACACGTGTATCCTTACCGGTAGTACGGACGGATTGATACAAGTTTGGAAATGA
- the Vps15 gene encoding vacuolar protein sorting 15 isoform X2, with translation MGNQLVGIAPSQIFPVEHYLTDHSDLLFDVNLGSTRFFKVARARSQEGLIVVKVFAIHDPTLPLSSYKDKLEEIRSKLASAVNCLPFQRMILTEKSGSIMREYVKYSLYDRISTRPFLTSIEKKWITFQVLYALHQAHKFGVCHGDIKLENIMITSWNWILLTDFASFKPTYLPEDNPADFSYFFDTSRRRTCYIAPERFVKTLSSELSNTLLLSEQELKTGDLHPMMDIFSAGCALTELYNEGHPPFDFSQLLAYRNNEYSVSKHLDTIEDLGIRELLASMLERNPANRKSAEIYLAQARGTVFPEYFYSFLQSYMLIFSAAPILSPDEKINRLKKDIGNIINILKAEDDEKMKSDTKTIEITKNSQCENNVESIKDDSGHSEENTIVEGDSDQSFDKSDLNQIDSKTASIQDTKFSSQTNNQLETKLFNDQKQKVERESEKQTSSPEPLEGLVIITQLVTSCIRGLHHSQSKLQSLEILLELAENTSDETILDRILPYIFHLVHDPAPRVRVSAIHTLTKCLHLVKSIPPSDVNIFPEYILPGLSHITQDEAVIVRAAYAENIAHLAHIALRYLENAHLSNLGNKEGPKPSYDSELQTLHEMVQQSVSMLLTDPQNLVKQTLMESGINKLCVFFGKQKANDILLSHVITFLNDKEDKELRGSFFECIVGVAAYVGWHSSPILMPLLQQGLADPEEFVTTKAINAMATLTELGLLHKSALYLLLSETMVFLVHPNLWIRHATVGFISAAARTLNLVDVQCKVQSMIQPYLKHPLIQIEKEILLLEALVSPIPRIVYDSVVKHNDIEELFQILEQRQMARAKAVTGIVPQYSEMSTSLRNLFRRLSSESMTETVEDQLLIMKPHLMKINKYRNSVDAKQNTTKSMDGKLELSSMKDRTRHHIVILYPDTKADLSLPPFKRLDRRTSDSVGTYATMNQEWRTMFAAQDNVQHSVKMSDMTGSSGSPSQSLHGGDIHLSPQHSLSDMNSINDHSLHERSYIQYRCAPCRLEVRQLTYRKQEQHAAALRAQHWADNIAWQAGSRLLPSGWRPRGVPVAHLHEHRAAVNRLVSIPDTSLFASSSADGCIKIWDASKMEGRNIANRSRQTYMHRGGPLVGLAVCDQGQSLASSASQSGTVFVLRIESNSSKMSVIGTRQLDLQEEGCAVDLQYLDSGSQSVLVYASLYGSLVGWDLRCPGTTWRLENDLKHGVITSFCVNNYQQWLTLGTSSGVHTCWDLRFQLPITSIKHPTGARVRKVITHPTEHSWIISAVQGNNEISMWNLETDFRQMVLWASSAPPLSHSQGGHSVCAMYSGCIDRSGFLLAGGTDMRLRFWDLNTPNESYVALPAANDVTPPNSLAYEQRLIDGTNVVQEVLAGGGPASSSGGNSSVRTRNSEEGGQGPETPPSGHHDTISADKPARKDKERDQETRRDQDLSSGKFPSIVPFLPFLDAVCTVYSCN, from the exons ATGGGAAACCAATTAGTCGGTATTGCGCCTAGTCAAATATTTCCAGTAGAACATTATTTGACAGATCATAGTGACTTACTATTCGATGTAAA CTTAGGAAGTACTAGATTTTTTAAAGTGGCTCGAGCCAGAAGCCAAGAGGGTCTTATAGTGGTTAAAGTGTTTGCCATTCATGATCCAACACTTCCATTATCTTCTTATAAAGATAAACTTGAAGAAATTAGATCTAAATTAGCATCTGCTGTAAATTGCCTACCATTTCAAAGAATGATT CTTACAGAAAAATCAGGGTCTATAATGAGGGAATAtgtaaaatattctttgtatGACAGAATTAGTACTAGGCCATTTTTAACAAGTATAGAAAAGAAGTGGATTACCTTTCAAGTTTTGTATGCTTTGCATCAAGCTCATAAG TTTGGAGTCTGCCATGGAGACATCAAACTAGAAAACATTATGATAACCAGTTGGAATTGGATTTTACTCACTGACTTTGCAAGCTTTAAACCAACATATTTGCCTGAAGATAATCCTGCTGATTTTTCATACTTTTTTGACACTTCTAGAAGAag aaccTGTTACATAGCTCCCGAACGATTTGTGAAAACATTGTCTTCAGAATTAAGCAATACATTATTACTATCAGAACAAGAGCTAAAGACGGGTGATTTGCATCCGATGATGGATATTTTTTCGGCAGGCTGCGCTTTAACTGAATTATATAACGAAGGACATCCGCCTTTTGACTTTTCCCAGCTATTAG catatagaaacaatgaataTTCAGTAAGCAAGCATTTGGATACGATAGAAGATCTTGGAATACGTGAATTGCTTGCATCTATGCTAGAAAGGAATCCAGCAAATAGAAAAAGTGCTGAAATTTACTTAGCTCAGGCCCGTGGAACAGTATTTccggaatatttttattcgtttctaCAATCATACATGCTTATTTTTTCTGCTGCTCCAATTTTATCGCccgatgaaaaaataaatagacTTAAGAAAGATATTggtaatatcattaatattttaaaagcagAAGACGatgagaaaatgaaaagtgATACAAAAACTATAGAAATAACCAAAAATAGTCAgtgtgaaaataatgtagaatcCATTAAAGATGATTCTGGTCACAGTGAAGAGAATACCATTGTTGAAGGTGACAGTGATCAAAGTTTTGATAAAAGTGATTTAAATCAAATTGATTCAAAAACTGCTTCAATACAGGATACTAAATTTAGTAGCCAAACAAATAATCAATTAGAAACTAAACTGTTTAACGACCAGAAACAGAAAGTTGAGAGAGAAAGTGAGAAACAAACTTCATCTCCAGAACCACTAGAAGGATTGGTTATCATAACTCAGCTTGTTACTTCGTGTATACGTGGTTTACATCATTCTCAGTCTAAATTGCAAAGTTTGGAAATATTACTTGAACTCGCTGAAAACACATCAGATGAAACGATATTAGATAGAATTTTGCCTTATATC TTTCATTTAGTCCATGATCCTGCTCCTCGTGTACGGGTATCAGCCATACACACATTGACAAAATGTTTGCATCTTGTAAAATCAATTCCACCTTCAGATGTGAACATCTTTCCAGAGTACATTCTACCTGGTTTATCACATATCACGCAAGATGAAGCAGTGATTGTTAGAGCTGCTTACGCGGAAAATATTGCGCATTTGGCGCATATTGCGTTACGTTACTTAGAAAATGCTCATTTATCTAATTTAGGTAATAAAGAAGGTCCAAAGCCAAGTTATGATAGTGAACTTCAAACGTTACACGAAATG GTCCAACAATCCGTGTCAATGTTATTAACAGATCCTCAAAATTTGGTGAAACAAACGTTGATGGAAAGTGGAATAAATAAGCTATGTGTATTTTTTGGAAAACAAAAGGCTAATGATATTTTACTCAGTCATGTAATCACCTTTTTAAACGATAAGGAAGACAAAGAATTAAGAGGTTCTTTCTTTGAGTGCATTGTTGGTGTAGCAGCCTATGTTGGCTGGCATAGTAGCCCAATACTTATGCCTCTTCTTCAGCAAGGGCTAGCAGATCCTGAAGAATTTGTAACAACAAAGGCTATTAATGCAATGGCAACTCTTACAGAATTAGGTCTCTTACACAAATCAGCGCTTTATCTACTTTTATCTGAAACCATGGTCTTTCTA gtACATCCAAATTTATGGATAAGGCATGCAACCGTTGGTTTTATATCAGCAGCAGCAAGAACGCTTAATTTAGTCGATGTTCAGTGCAAGGTTCAATCAATGATTCAGCCATATTTAAAGCATCCACTGAttcaaatagaaaaagaaattttattgttagaaGCCTTGGTATCTCCTATACCAAGAATAGTTTATGATTCCGTCGTCAAACATAACGATATAGAAGAATTGTTTCAAATTCTTGAACAGAGACAAATGGCTCGAGCTAAAGCGGTAACAGGAATAGTACCGCAATACAGCGAAATGAGTACTTCGTTACGTAAT CTTTTCAGACGTTTAAGTTCCGAATCAATGACTGAAACTGTTGAGGATCAGTTATTGATAATGAAACCGCActtaatgaaaattaacaagTATCGAAATTCAGTGGACGCGAAGCAAAACACAACCAAATCAATGGATGGAAAATTAGAATTAAGCTCTATGAAAGATAGAACACGGCATCATATAGTAATATTGTATCCCGATACAAAAGCTGATCTAAGTCTTCCGCCATTTAAGCGATTAGATCGCAGAACATCGGATAGCGTTGGTACATATGCAACAATGAACCAAGAATGGCGTACCATGTTTGCAGCTCAAGATAATGTTCAA CATTCCGTTAAAATGTCAGATATGACCGGAAGTAGCGGAAGTCCCAGCCAAAGTTTACACGGAGGAGACATACATTTGTCGCCACAACATAGTCTGTCTGACATGAACAGTATAAATGATCATTCTCTTCATGAACGTTCATATATTCAAT ATAGGTGTGCACCTTGTAGACTGGAAGTAAGGCAGCTAACATATAGAAAACAAGAACAACATGCTGCTGCGTTAAGAGCACAGCATTGGGCTGATAACATTGCATGGCAAgctg GTTCGAGACTATTACCAAGTGGTTGGAGACCTCGAGGTGTACCAGTTGCACATCTCCACGAACACAGAGCTGCTGTAAACAGGCTAGTTTCTATACCAGATACTAGTTTATTTGCTAGTAGCTCTGCGGATGGATGTATCAAAATATGGGATGCTAGTAAAATGGAAGGTCGAAACATTGCTAATCGTTCTAG gcAAACTTATATGCACAGAGGTGGTCCCTTAGTTGGTTTAGCTGTATGCGATCAGGGACAATCATTAGCAAGTTCTGCTAGTCAGTCTGGCACGGTGTTCGTTTTACGAATCGAATCAAATTCTAGTAAAATGAGTGTCATTGGTACCAGACAATTAGATCTTCAG GAAGAAGGATGTGCAGTTGATCTGCAGTATTTAGATTCTGGTTCACAATCAGTTCTTGTCTATGCTTCATTGTACGGATCGTTGGTTGGTTGGGATTTAAGATGTCCTGGCACAACATGGCGTTTAGAAAATGATCTAAAACACGGAGTAATCACTTCATTTTGCGTGAATAATTATCAACAGTGGTTGACACTTGGTACAAGTTCCGGCGTACATACATGTTGGGATTTACGATTTCAACTGCCAATAACCAGTATTAAACACCCTACGG GTGCAAGAGTCCGAAAGGTCATAACACATCCAACAGAACATTCGTGGATAATTTCGGCTGTGCAAGGTAACAACGAAATTTCGATGTGGAACCTTGAAACTGATTTTCGGCAAATGGTTCTTTGGGCATCAAGTGCACCACCTCTTAGTCATTCACAAGGTGGTCACAGTGTATGCGCAATGTATTCCGGATGCATTGATCGTTCAGGCTTTTTGTTGGCTGGTGGTACTGATATGAGATTACGTTTTTGGGATTTAAATACACCCAATGAATCCTACGTTGCACTGCCTGCTGCTAATGATGTTACTCCTCCGAATTCATTAGCATACGA ACAACGTTTGATAGATGGAACAAACGTGGTACAAGAGGTGTTAGCCGGGGGTGGTCCCGCTTCATCGTCAGGAGGAAATAGTAGCGTGAGAACAAGAAATTCTGAAGAGGGTGGTCAGGGTCCTGAAACCCCACCGTCTGGGCATCACGATACGATTTCCGCC GACAAACCGGCCCGGAAGGATAAGGAGCGCGACCAGGAAACGCGAAGGGATCAGGATTTATCGTCCGGCAAATTTCCTTCCATCGTTCCTTTCCTCCCTTTCCTTGACGCCGTCTGTACTGTTTATTCTTGTAATTAG